The Rhodamnia argentea isolate NSW1041297 chromosome 10, ASM2092103v1, whole genome shotgun sequence sequence gacgagtccaattttgagcaaCAGCTCCAAAGTTTCTTCATTCTAATCTTTCCTCGTGGCTTCGTAGTGATCTACTTAAGTGATCTATAGTCACGACGTTCAAGTAGGCTTGTCAAATGGGTGTGTTTGATTTAGGTGGATAAAAAATGGGTTCTACCCAAATGGGTGTGTTTGATTTAGGTGGATAAAATATGGGTCCTACCCAAATTGACCTATTCAACcttttaaatctatttttatGTTATATAATTTCAGCAACCCATGCATGATCCAATCAAGATCCAACCCAACTCAAATCAACCCATGTCCTCCTCtgctcttcatcttcgtctcttCTTCACCCCTAAAGTCTCCCACAAAACTGTTCCCTCCCCACTGCCAATGTCCACTATCACCGCCATCCTCAATTGGGTACTCCAAAATCTTGAGGTAAAGAATTTTGAAGTCATTCCTTATagggaaaagaaatttataaTCTAGTAAAAAGGCTTGAAGAGTTGAAATCGGGATCTTTGACTCCAATACCAATTTGAATTTAACTTCGTAATCGGGTTCCATTTTATCGTTTTAGATGAGGCGGATAAGCAGTACTAAACTATCTCATCAAGAGTTTAAAGTGCAAGAGATGATTCAAAGATtgtaaaagataataaaaaaaattaagagaagtTTTTAAATTACTCAAATGGAAGCTGGTAACCTTAAACTAGTTGGTAAAGTTAATCAGAGAAAGTTAGTCCAACTAAGTTTGGTAATTTCTAAAATGAGTAATTAAACTTTAGGCATCTCTAAAAAATGCAACTAAAAGTTTCTAAACAATAAAGATAGCTGGTAAATATAACAAGTATCAAAATAAATGGAAGTAACACAAATTAGAGGCAGTACCCAATTACTAGGTGATTATTTTATgagagaaaagttggtaaatcacGCTGATTTAGGTTAGTAACCTCTAAATAAGAGTTAATAAGCATTAGGGGTTGCTAACCAAAGAAAATAGTGTAATAACTCAAtcgaaaagttggtaatttacaCAAAATTAAATGTTGATAAGCAACTCAATTGAGAGTTGGTAACCCCAACTTAGTTGTTAATTTGACCTAACCTTAGGTGATAAGCCACTCTAAAGAGGTTGATAATTTGATATTACAgttaacaatttttaaaatttggtaCCTTAGTATGCAAATTAGTAATTTGCAAATTTCggaaaaaattggtaatttattAACAAGTTACCCGCAAAAATAATTCACTAGATATTTTATTCTACCTAAGCTATTTTGACACTTCCCAATGCTATGTTAAATTTAACAGCACGGAAGAAAGTCTTGGTATTAGACGAAACAATAAAATTAGGCGATTAATCTTCCCAGCTATCCGTAGTGTAAAGCAGCATATAGGAGCAGTTAAGAGGAGAGGAATAATGTCTTCATCAGGAATATCTAAAGAAGAACGTGAACCACAACATGAGTTGAGCGGCCAAAAATGGGATCGATTCTGCTCTTTAGGTTGACCCGTCAATAATCCATACACGTCGGCTGATTCTTGTTCACCTTGTTTTATAGCCCCAAGGAAAAAGATATCCTGAATCCTGAGTAGAAATTCTATTTGTGATCTGAATCTATACCAACGTAgtacccataaaaaaaaaaacaaaacgaactttattttttcctcttgaagaaaacaaacaagatcTTCACATGGCTCGATCACGCGCTGACGGTTTGTTTCGACGACAAGTAGAAGCTGTCGAGGAACGACGCACCATCGGAAAGCAGTAAGTTGCCGTCGCTTAGGGCACAATGTGGATTCAAGGGTAATGCGGGGTTGCAAGACATTTGAGTGTTCGAGTGAGTGTAACTTTGCAACTCTCTAATGATTAGTGGTTTACTTGCCGCTTGGTCTCTCGGTGAAATAGGTGCTGATGTTGGGATTCAACCATGTAAATCTttcgtgtttttttattttcctcgtcAATCTTGTCATGTAATTCGTTCACTCGCATTTGATTTAAATCGCAAAATCCATTAACTTCCACAGTTTTTTTCGCAGCAGGTAGCGTTTGGGTAAAGTAAAAGACTACGAACTATAACACTGGGTTGGTTTGGTTGAATGAagttctctttcctctttcctgGTGTCGTGGTGCAAGTGAGGGAAGAAGacaatgagagagagacagagacagagacagagagagagagagtactaaggaggaggaagaagacgaaataGAGGGGGGCTGGGAGAAACAGAGTactatggaggaggaagaagacgaaataGAGGGGGGCAGGGCTGTACAGGGAGCGGGAAATATTTCGTGAGATCCTCCGAgatcttgtttttgtttttttggtaaggccTCCGAGATCTTGTTGGGCTCacctatatttatttttcaaaatcataatGATTATGACAAGACatcattctttttaatttttttttttttaggaagatgACTTTTGGGGTCAAATTACCAGAGTGGCCATGGCAGAAAGTTTCTAAGGGTCTGCAtggtaacaattttgtttttgtgattctgtttccaaaagcaaaaaaaatgagaatcatgtttgataacacatataattttgattatgattctagAAGCAGAAtcagttttgaagaaaaaatgaccatttttgcaaaaccacaaaaaagttggttttgacaaaaataatcacttttgcaaaacacaaaaccttttctttcctcctttctttcgttactattttatatttacatttttcaaattaaaatttggatcttatttataacatgctgaaaaaaaaaataagtgtatttcaaattattattttttgtgtattgaaaattgatcttcaatttacgaagaaaattttaaagtaattacaaaattaattgatttaaataaaaaaattgggaagagaaagtatttttgggaacataaattttgtacagttatcaaacgtgtttctattcatGAACGGAATCACAATACtggttatcaaacacattcgaTTATCTAAAAactcattataaccataatcagaaaaaatcattataaccataatctgtttttgggaacagaattgtTGCCATGCAGACCCTAAATCTCATGCAAgtaaacatatatatatttaacacacaacatgtcctaatatgttggaatcttttatttttgataaatgacaTGTCGACATGTTACGTGTCGATACCGATACTATTTGATGATAGAATAAGCCAAACAAGAAAACCCAAATGCTTTTCCTTATCTTCTACTGACCAACCGCAATTTCAGTGGCCAAATGGCAGCTGCAACGACCAAAAGGAACCACTCATTATATGTCCCGTGAAGTCGTCTTCAAGGAGAAATGTTTTGGGATTTCTTTCCTCACATTGTTGGTCAAGAAGTTCTGATCTACTCGGACGTCTCTGTCACCCATCCGCCGTCCGAAATCTTTCGGATCCATCTATATCCTTCAATCGGTCGGTTTTCATCGATGGACTCAAACTCGagaaataaattataatattGCCAATATTATAAACAGGCGGCACCAATGACGATTCATGAGTGAGAGGGACTGGTCACATGTCCTTATTTTACTTGCGGTCCCTAACTTTAATAGTGTAGATTCATAACAACCACCTATTGAATCGGACGGGTTTAGCTTCCGTAAAACCAAGAAAACACAAACATCTATGAACTACAAGAGATCTAGCGTCAAATGACCTCTTTGCTTTTACTGTAGTTATTCAAAATATGCAACGTTTATAAATCTCGGATTCTACCAAAACAATTGTGTCCTTTTCAATCGTAAATCTGTAGCTTTCCAAGTTGTGAATCATGTCAACTCCTGTTACTCGTAGCAAAGGGACAAATGGCCCGATTGAAAGCAGAATTTTGAGGGCTAATGATGATAAAAAAAGGTTAGGGGGACCGAGCGAAAGCGATGGTAATGATCTAGAGAAAGCAGGAAGAAATGCAACAGGACCTCTCCAATGGCCATTATGAACTAGAAGAAGTTAGACGAACATATACCTCTGTAGATTCACAAAGGCAAGCCTGCCATGGATTACCTAGTCTTGCTTTTGTGCCTTCACTTACTGTGGGGCTTGATCCAAGCTCTCTCTTTCGTTGGAACGAGAGTCCAAAGGGCTCCCTCCAACCTCCCGCCCGGTCCGCGGCCTCTTCCGCTCATCGGTAACCTCCTCGAACTCGGAAAGCTTCCCCACAAGTCTCTTGCCAGGCTCGCCCGCACTTACGGCCCCATAATGAAACTCCAGCTCGGCTTCGTAACCACAGTTGTCATTTCTTCTCCAGCACTCGCCAACGAAATCCTCCGAACCCACGATGCCATCTTCGTGAGTCGAACGATTCCGGACACCATCACAGCCCACAACCACGATCAGCTCGGCTTGCCCCGGATGCCCATTTCGCCTCTCTTTCGAAAGCTTAGAAAAATGTACAACTCCCATCTATTGTCCAATACGAAACTTGATTCCAACCAGCAACTTCGCAGCATGAAAGTTGAAGAACTTGTCTGCTACGTTCGAAGATGTGCGCACAGTGGCGATGCCATAGACATTGGCGAGGCTGCTTTTAGGACTAGCCTCAACTCTCTGTCGAACACGGTTTTCTCACTGGACATGACTTGCCCTTCAAATTCAGCTAAAGAGTTGAAGGAGCTGGTGTGGCAAATCATGGCCGAGGTTGGAAAGCCAAACCTTGCAGATTACTTTCCTGTGCTGAAGAAGATTGATCCACAGGGCTTGAAGCGCCGGACGGAATTGTGTTTTGGCGAGATGTTCGATATCTTCGATGTCCTCATCAAGAAACGGTGGCAGCTGAGGATGCAGTCTGGTTCAGTTACTAGCAACGATGTCTTGGATGCTCTTCTTGATGTAGTGGAAGAGAAGAGTGAGGACATGGACATCTCTCTAGTCAAGCATCTGCTTCTGGTATTCAATCTTCTCTTTGTTTGTCACTACCTTATTTGTCGAACAATATTTTCATTCACCTGTCGTCATTGTCgtcattcgaccaaaaaaaactaGGGAAAAACACCGTTGCCGCGCATGATGATCTTGTTGTTACAATTTTTCGTACAATTTGTAAGTTTGATTCACTCAGCATAAATAGAACAACCTTATGGAATCAAGGCTATTGCTCTATTTCACTTTGGTTGTACTTGGTTTCACTTCTTTTGCTGCAAACGATGAATCTAAATCTTCCCATTGTAAGTACTTATCATGCTCTGATGTCCGTTGCAAATGATGACCACAGGACTTCTTTGTTGCCGGTACCGAAACCACTTCAAGTACTCTAGAGTGGGCAATGGCGGAGCTACTTTGCAACTCGGAGACGCTATCAAAAGCCCATTCCGAGCTCCATGAAGTCATCGGCAAAGGCAACCGGATGGAGGAAGTCGATATCCCTCACTTACCATACTTACAGGCTATCGTAAAAGAAACTTTTCGACTTCACCCACCATTTCCACTTCTCCTCCCACGCAAGTCTGAAGCCGATACACAAATAGGCGGTTTCACCATTCCAAAGGGCGCACAAGTTCTTATCAATGCGTGGGCTATAGGAAGAGATCCTAGCATTTGGGTCAATCCAAACGAATTTGTGCGGAGAGGTTCCTAGGATCCGATATAGATCTCCGGGGAAGTAATTTTGAGCTTGTACCATTTGGCGGTGGCAGGCGAAGTTGTCCAGGATTGCCGTTGGCCACGAGAATGTTACATCTGATGCTGGGTTCGCTCGTTAACGCATTTAATTGGAGGCTCGAAGACGGTGTCACACCAGAAACAATGAACATGGAAGACAAGTTCGGGGTCAGCGTGCAGAGAGCTCAGCCTCTGAAAGTCGTGGCCTTGCCAGCGTAAACTGCGGAAAGATTTATGTTATGGAGCATGTACTAATGAGACCCCTCGTTTGAACACATTCGGAACATGTGTTGTGTTGTTATTTGCATGACATCATTCCCAATCTATGGAACGAATCAGCCCCGACTTGCCCGGAAAAAGACATAAGAGAAGGGTCTGCGGTCCTTGGCTTCAATAATGCAGGTTCATAGCAACCGCTCAATTTCTGGTGGACAGTAAAAAGAGATGACAACTTGGCCATAATTTATCCATGtcagagtaattaaatattaaattacgtaTTCATCTAATAATTTAAGAGTGatatcacaaaatttcacatagTATCAGAACAGGAGATCctgaattgaaagaaaaaagaaatgcaagaGGACCACCACAATGGCCTCCATATGATAGAAGAAATAGAGGAACATGCACCTTTTTGCAGATTCAGAAAGAGGCAAGCCTCACAAATCATAAGCGCAGAGACATGGATTTCTTAGCAATGATCTTTTGCCTTTACCTTCTCTGGGGCATTGTTGCAAGTTCTCGTTTTATTTGCTAATTGGAaagattaaaattttatttagcAATGATCTTTTGCcgctaaatttaatttattttttccttaagGCTTAAAATAGGGAAAGTAAATTGGATTTGCCTATTTCTCGTTTTATTTGCTAATTGGAaagatttaaattttatttagttttatttaattttctaaaaaaataaaaagaaatgggaaacgAGCCCGGCCGGATGGGGTCGACACAAGAAACCAAGAAACGAAACATGGGACGACAGAGAAAGATTCGTAGATCAACGggactctttctttttccttgggcGGCCGAGGCGGAAAGCGAGACTTTGTCGCTTTCCGGCGGTGTCGGCCGGTGGTCAAAGGCCCTGGTCGTGATGCTTTGTAGCCCACCATTGTCGACGTCTTCGCGTGGCATATTTTCCTCATGCTCTTAATGACACCAGGCCAAGCATTGTTAGGGTTTCTTTTCAATTGTactacgttttttttttttttttcatttttccagaGTGCGTatctattttgaaaatattctcttgatgataactttgtttttttccctataGGGTTCGCTGTAACTGTCATTTGTGCTAAATCACATTTATTGTGTCAAAGAAGACTCGAAATCTTATGTTACAATTCAACTATCCCCATCATTTATAGTGAGATTGTTCAAATCGGTATTTTAATTTATATCTCGTGTCGAACTCCTTATCCGATACCAGGTTAAACTAGCTTTGCGTCAATAGATAAACAGTAGAATCCGCACGAAAAATGTAGGACAAGTTCGATCAGCAGCTAATTGAATTGGTTTAACGGTTGGATCAAGTacgcttttcaaaattttgttagTCTTACTCCATACGTGTGGCTTAGATATGATCtacggcaattttttttttctgccatAATTACACTGTTAATATCCATTATTAGCTAATGTTATAGGTTGATCTCAATTTTATTCACTAACATAATAAGAATTAACTAATCTTGTTGGTAAGTACAaccaataatttcaaaagaaaataaatcaattctGTACCTTGATAGACTATATGTTACTTTGAAAATATGTTCGAAGGCATGACCAACTCCTTGTTAATaatcaattgaagttttctttttctctttcacgtTTTCTTCTATCAAACGCGCGACCGTGAAAAAGCAGTCTACTTTTGTTTTGTATGGCAAAAGTCGCAAAGCAAGGCCAAACGGTGACAAAGAATCATTGAGTGAAAGAGTTGCTGACTTCTCTAAGAAAAAGTGACAATTGCGATTAAAAAATTCACCTACTTTCAAGTAGTTATTAATGGGAAGTGATCACACATGACACACCTTGTAGCTGTAGCTTCACAAAGAGAAATGGACTACTTGGTTTTGATCTTGTGTTTGTACCTCCTCTGGGGCTTGTTCCAAGCTCTCTCTTCCGTCGCCGGGGGTGGCCGAAAAGATCGGCCCTCCAACCTCCCCCCCGGTCCACGGCCTCTTCCAATCGTCGGCAACCTCCTCCAGCTCGGAGATCTTCCCCACAAGTCCCTCGCCAAGCTCGCTGGCGCTTACGGCCCCATCATCAAGCTGGAACTAGGGTTTGTGACTACGGTGGTCATCTCTTCGCCGGCGCTCGCCAAAGAGATCCTCCAAGCCCGCGATGCTGTCTTCTCGCACCGTATGGTTCCCCATTCCGTCATGGCCCATGACCATGACAGACTAAGTGTGGGTTGGGTACCAGTATCTCCCCTTTTCCAATACCTCCGGAAAATATACAACTTGCATATCCTCTCCAGCAAGAAACTCGATTTGAACCAACACCTTCGCAGCAAGAAAGTGCAAGAGCTGATCACCTTTGTTAGGAAATGCGCGTGCGCCGGCGAGGCAGTGAATATCAGTGAGGCAGCTTTCAGGACCAGCCTCAACGCGATATCGAACACGATTTTCTCTTTGGACGTGATGGAACCTTCGAATCCTGCCGGAGAGCTGAAGGAAGTGATGGGGCAAATCATGGTTGAGATTGGAAAGCCTAACCTGGCAGATTACTTTCCCATGCTCAAGAAGATCGGCCTGCATGGCCAGAAGCGTCGCGTCGCGGCGAATTTCAAGAAGGTGTTCGACATCTTTGACGACCTGATCGAGAGAAGGCTGCAGCTAAGGAAGGAGACTGGTTCGATTGAGCGTAACGATGTTTTGGATAATCTTCTTGATCTAGTTGAAGACAAAAATGAGACCCTGGACATGTCCTTAGTCAAGCATCTACTTCTGGTACTGTGTCCTCGTATCGCGCTTCCTTATTTGTGATGATTAATGTCTAATTCCTAGGTACAAAATCTTTGATTTGCGAAATTGGTCACGCAGGATGTATTCATCGCTGGCAGCGAAACCACTGCGAGCACTCTGGAGTGGGCGATGACCGAACTGCTTTGCAACCCGGAAAAGCTGTTAAGAGCCCAAGCTGAGCTCCATCTAGTCATTGGCAAAGGCAAGCAGATTGAAGAAGCCGATATTTCTCGCTTACCCTATTTACAAGCTATCGTGAAAGAGAATTTCCGACTTCACCCAGTAGCTCCTCTCCTTGTTCCTCGGAAATCCGGAGAAGATTTCATCACAGGCGGTTTCACAATTCCAAAGGGTGCACAAGTCCTCATCAATGTATGGGCGATGGGTCGAGATCCTAGCATTTGGGACGATCCAGGCAAGTTCATGCCCGATAGGTTTCTTGGATCCGATATCGATGTTAGGGGACAAAACTTCGAGCTCCTGCCTTTCGGTGGCGGCAAGCGGATTTGTCCGGGATTGCCATTGGCCATGAGAATGCTGCCTTTGATGCTCGGCTCGCTCATTAATGTCTTCGATTGGAAGCTCGAACAAGGCGTTACCCCTGAGAATTTGAACATGGAAGACAAGTTCGGAATAGCCATCCAACGGGCTGAACCTCTGAATGCTGTGCCCATTCCtatatgaaagaagaaaaagaaatgcatgCTGGGGTTGCGTTCTTTGTAATCATGATCTATTATGATCATCGCATGGTCAATTTATGTGTTGAAGTTATTATTTGCTGTCCCACATCGGTTATGAATGGGTCATGTATCCTCTTTAAATTCATGTGGTATCACTCCACCTataaacttaagcttttgaattagACTTTTACGTCCTAAT is a genomic window containing:
- the LOC125312656 gene encoding geraniol 8-hydroxylase-like encodes the protein MDYLVLILCLYLLWGLFQALSSVAGGGRKDRPSNLPPGPRPLPIVGNLLQLGDLPHKSLAKLAGAYGPIIKLELGFVTTVVISSPALAKEILQARDAVFSHRMVPHSVMAHDHDRLSVGWVPVSPLFQYLRKIYNLHILSSKKLDLNQHLRSKKVQELITFVRKCACAGEAVNISEAAFRTSLNAISNTIFSLDVMEPSNPAGELKEVMGQIMVEIGKPNLADYFPMLKKIGLHGQKRRVAANFKKVFDIFDDLIERRLQLRKETGSIERNDVLDNLLDLVEDKNETLDMSLVKHLLLDVFIAGSETTASTLEWAMTELLCNPEKLLRAQAELHLVIGKGKQIEEADISRLPYLQAIVKENFRLHPVAPLLVPRKSGEDFITGGFTIPKGAQVLINVWAMGRDPSIWDDPGKFMPDRFLGSDIDVRGQNFELLPFGGGKRICPGLPLAMRMLPLMLGSLINVFDWKLEQGVTPENLNMEDKFGIAIQRAEPLNAVPIPI